A region from the Candidatus Rokuibacteriota bacterium genome encodes:
- the rpmI gene encoding 50S ribosomal protein L35, giving the protein MPKLKTKRGAAKRFKATASGKILRRKGWKSHLLEWKPPKRKRQLKRAVQISPADAKRVRRLVPYL; this is encoded by the coding sequence ATGCCCAAGCTCAAGACCAAGCGGGGGGCGGCCAAGCGCTTCAAGGCCACCGCGTCCGGGAAGATCCTGCGGCGGAAAGGGTGGAAGAGCCACCTGCTCGAGTGGAAGCCGCCGAAGCGGAAGCGGCAGCTCAAGCGGGCGGTGCAAATCTCTCCGGCCGACGCGAAGCGGGTGCGCCGCCTCGTCCCCTACCTCTAG
- the rplT gene encoding 50S ribosomal protein L20: MPRAKGGAKTRRRHKKVLKKAKGYVGGRHRLYRTAKETVLRAGAFAYRDRRAKKRQFRSLWIVRINAAARALGLSYSAFMNGLKRAGVTLDRKILAELAVSDPVAFAKLADAARAHGGR; encoded by the coding sequence ATGCCACGGGCGAAGGGCGGCGCCAAGACCCGGCGCCGCCACAAGAAGGTTCTCAAGAAGGCCAAAGGGTACGTCGGTGGGCGCCACCGCCTCTATCGCACGGCGAAGGAGACCGTGCTTCGGGCCGGCGCCTTCGCGTACCGCGACCGGCGCGCCAAGAAGCGGCAGTTCCGTTCCCTCTGGATCGTCCGGATCAACGCCGCCGCGCGCGCCCTCGGCCTCTCCTATTCGGCGTTCATGAACGGGCTCAAGCGGGCCGGCGTCACCCTCGACCGGAAGATCCTGGCCGAGCTCGCCGTGAGCGACCCGGTCGCCTTCGCCAAGCTGGCGGATGCCGCCAGGGCTCACGGTGGCCGATAA
- a CDS encoding translation initiation factor IF-3, with translation MRVNEEIRVREVRVVSPEGEQLGILAIAQALEAAAQRGLDLVEVAPEATPPVCRIMDFGKYKYLQARRQKEARKKQTIIQVKEVKMGPKTETHDFDFKAKHIRRFLEEGNKAKVTVRFRGREMAHTQLGWKMLQKMADALSDIAVIEHRPKMEGRMLTMLLSPKSHH, from the coding sequence AGTCCGGAGGGGGAGCAGCTGGGGATCTTGGCTATCGCTCAGGCGCTGGAGGCGGCGGCCCAGCGGGGGCTCGACCTGGTCGAGGTCGCGCCGGAAGCCACCCCGCCCGTCTGCCGGATCATGGACTTCGGGAAGTACAAGTACCTGCAGGCCAGGCGGCAGAAGGAGGCGCGGAAGAAGCAGACGATCATCCAGGTGAAGGAAGTCAAGATGGGCCCGAAGACCGAGACCCACGACTTCGATTTCAAGGCCAAGCACATCCGCCGCTTCCTCGAGGAAGGCAACAAGGCCAAGGTTACGGTGCGGTTCAGGGGCCGCGAGATGGCGCACACCCAGCTCGGGTGGAAGATGCTCCAGAAGATGGCGGATGCGCTGTCCGACATCGCCGTGATCGAGCACCGCCCGAAGATGGAAGGACGGATGCTCACCATGCTCCTGTCGCCCAAGTCCCACCACTAG